A part of Aspergillus flavus chromosome 1, complete sequence genomic DNA contains:
- a CDS encoding gamma-glutamyltranspeptidase-domain-containing protein, whose translation MPSRRSHTKSRKGCLQCKRRHVKCDEELPRCGLCQKRKLQCKYPASSNEADSLNPSTPQDEVESMCSSNELSLSTRMLEMRLFHLYLTETYITLYPGKLDTNHFQSAVPGLATSYPFCLDALLAFSALHLASKETGDNRQWVECALKYQNRSCSAMSRVLAEFSVEYSGPAFICSILIMLCSYAYPCVSKDDQPFDPLGQILEIRRLLAGCAFFFHQLGKMEHPGELAGWLRYKDAEDLEEELPKEQQDPKLIQLRSALLESLARIRGMIDDVDESRREVNQDIWEFLNEAVKRPLGGREGGVIALPVRISDAYVDLLKEGDWMAQPSAHYDSRSANTVEHFEEGKLGAVASESAICSRHGTEMLKIGGNAADALVATIFCVGVVGMYHSGIAGGGFMLVRAPNGSYEFIDFRETAPAAAFEEMFKNNTDASTSGGLASGVPGEVRGLEYLHKKYGSLPWSTVMQPAIQTARQGFPVGRDLVRYMNSAVGDGEDFLSKDPTWAIDFAPNGTRLGLGDTITRKRYADTLETIANNGPDAFYTGPIAETMIQALQAANGTMTLEDLRNYTIAIRDTSQIDYRGYRVIGTSAPSSGTVALNILKVLDTYDSFMVPDNVNLSTHRLDEAIRFGYGLRTELGDPYFLEGLDEYQKDMLEQSTIDEIRGKISDLHTQNVSAYDPKGLESLDTPGTSHIAAVDHTGLTISTITTINLLFGSKVMVPETGIIMNNEMDDFSTPGSSNAFGYVPSEANFIRPGKRPLSSITPTIVTHQNGSVFFVAGSAGGSRIITATVQNIIHAVDEGLSAAEALARPRLHDQLIPNQVRFEYAYNNETVAFMKSLGHNVTWVAPGDSTAQAIRVLPNGTFDAAGEPRQLDSGGFAV comes from the exons CCCGAAAGGGCTGTCTGCAATGTAAACGACGCCATGTTAAG TGCGATGAAGAACTCCCAAGGTGCGGCTTATGCCAAAAACGAAAACTACAATGCAAATACCCAGCCTCTTCCAACGAGGCTGATAGTCTAAATCCTTCCACGCCGCAGGATGAAGTTGAGTCGATGTGTAGCTCGAACGAGCTTTCATTATCCACAAGAATGCTGGAAATGAGACTATTCCATCTCTATCTGACGGAGACGTACATCACCTTGTACCCCGGGAAGTTAGATACCAACCATTTCCAGTCCGCCGTCCCTGGGCTAGCGACGTCTTATCCATTCTGCCTGGATGCCCTATTGGCATTTTCTGCCCTACATTTGGCCTCGAAAGAGACGGGTGATAACCGCCAATGGGTTGAGTGCGCTCTGAAGTATCAGAATCGCTCCTGCTCTGCCATGAGCCGCGTGTTGGCTGAATTCTCTGTTGAGTATTCTGGACCAGCTTTCATTTGCTCCATCCTTATCATGTTATGCTCATACGCCTACCCTTGCGTTTCCAAAGACGACCAGCCATTCGATCCTCTGGGACAGATCTTGGAGATCCGTAGACTGCTTGCTGGTTGCGCCTTTTTTTTCCACCAACTCGGTAAGATGGAGCATCCAGGCGAACTAGCGGGATGGTTACGATACAAAGACGCCGAGGATTTagaagaagagcttccaAAAGA ACAACAAGACCCGAAACTTATCCAATTACGAAG CGCCCTACTGGAGTCCCTAGCTCGTATACGAGGAATGATTGACGATGTTGATGAATCTCGCAGAGAAGTAAACCAGGACATCTGGGAGTTCTTAAACGAAGCAGTTAAGCGACCATTAGGCGGACGCGAGGGAGGAGTTATTGCATTGCCTGTTAGGATCAGCGATGCTTATGTGGACCTCCTCAAAGAGGGCGATTGGATGGCCC AGCCGTCGGCTCACTACGACTCGCGAAGCGCCAATACAGTTGAGCATTTCGAGGAGGGCAAGCTCGGAGCAGTGGCTAGCGAGAGTGCTATTTGCAGTCGTCATGGGACAGAAATGCTGAAGATAGGCGGAAATGCTGCCGACGCC TTAGTTGCGACAATATTCTGTGTAGGGGTTGTTG GAATGTACCACAGTGGGATCGCTGGAGGAGGGTTTATGTTAGTGAGAGCCCCTAACGGTTCGTACGAATTCATCGATTTCCGCGAAACAGCGCCTGCAGCCGCGTTCGAGGAAATGTTCAAGAACAACACCGACGCATCCACATCTGGGGGTTTGGCAAG TGGCGTTCCTGGTGAGGTGCGAGGCCTGGAATACCTTCACAAGAAGTATGGCTCTCTCCCATGGTCGACCGTCATGCAGCCTGCCATCCAGACAGCCCGTCAAGGTTTCCCGGTTGGTCGTGATCTCGTTCGTTATATGAACTCGGCcgttggggatggggaagaCTTCCTGTCTAAGGATCCGACATGGGCTATTGACTTTGCCCCTAATGGAACTCGTCTCGGTCTTGGAGATACCATCACCCGTAAACGCTACGCAGACACGCTGGAGACAATTGCCAACAACGGCCCGGATGCTTTTTATACCGGTCCAATTGCGGAAACCATGATACAGGCGCTGCAAGCTGCGAACGGCACAATGACGCTAGAAGACCTACGTAACTACACCATTGCTATCCGAGACACCTCGCAGATTGACTATCGAGGGTATAGAGTTATTGGAACTAGCGCGCCATCCAGCGGCACTGTCGCCTTGAACATCCTTAAGGTTTTGGATACTTACGACAGCTTCATGGTACCCGACAACGTAAATCTTAGCACGCATCGTTTGGATGAAGCTATACGTTTCGGATATGGACTG AGAACCGAACTAGGTGATCCGTACTTCCTCGAAGGATTAGATGAATACCAGAAAGATATGCTGGAACAGTCGACTATTGATGAGATTCGTGGGAAAATTTCCGACTTGCACACACAGAACGTGTCTGCTTATGATCCTAAAGGCCTCGAGAGCCTTGACAC CCCCGGAACGTCGCATATCGCTGCTGTTGATCATACTGGACTTACTATTTCCACTATCACAACCATCAACTTGCTTTTCGGCAGTAAAGTCATGGTGCCAGAGACGGGAATAATTATGAACAATGAAATGGATG ACTTCTCAACACCCGGCTCGTCCAACGCATTTGGATACGTCCCATCGGAGGCGAACTTCATTCGACCCGGGAAGCGACCTCTGTCTTCTATTACTCCAACCATTGTGACGCATCAGAATGGATCTGTCTTCTTCGTTGCAGGTTCGGCTGGGGGTAGTCGAATCATTACAGCGACTGTACAGAACATCATCCATGCTGTCGATGAGGGCTTGTCGGCAGCCGAGGCTTTGGCTAGACCACGTCTTCACGATCAATTGATCCCCAATCAGGTCAGATTCGAGTATGCCTACAACAATGAGACGGTTGCTTTCATGAAATCTCTAGGTCACAATGTGACCTGGGTCGCTCCAGGAGACAGCACTGCGCAAGCAATCCGGGTACTACCGAACGGAACGTTCGATGCCGCTGGGGAGCCTAGGCAGCTTGACTCTGGTGGTTTCGCGGTCTGA
- a CDS encoding 5-Methylcytosine G/T mismatch-specific DNA glycosylase, whose protein sequence is IPEETLLILKDLGLPPDFLSSGSDLSDIPDDTGSINDNPFLSHPTLRISPPRDHIVESFTESPRTPVHGASPVKSCVNPAKPALARPAKVSPYFPQPLVDPESCIPFPPIDADSFGLVQEQLAHDPFRLLIATIFLNRTRGGVALPVLFKVFERFPTVEAMATADVCDFVDMIHCLGFQNQRTRKCISLAQTWMSHPPKKDERYRKLHYPCKLDGRDVRPQECIDDTDPRVAWEVAHLPGVGAYSLDSWRIFCRDELRGLAKDWKGSGAATADFVPEWKSVLPHDKELRAYLTWMWLKEGWVWDRQTGLKTRASEKMMRAARRGGVALEENGNWILETSPVKKATNGLTTLD, encoded by the coding sequence ATACCTGAAGAGACCCTCCTTATATTGAAGGATTTGGGGCTGCCACCCGACTTTCTCTCGTCAGGGTCTGATTTGAGTGACATACCTGATGATACCGGTTCTATCAATGACAACCCTTTCCTGTCCCATCCCACACTACGTATATCGCCCCCAAGAGATCACATCGTGGAGAGCTTCACAGAGTCTCCTAGAACCCCAGTCCATGGCGCGTCTCCGGTTAAATCTTGCGTCAATCCTGCAAAACCAGCACTTGCCAGGCCCGCTAAAGTATCGCCCTACTTCCCCCAGCCACTTGTGGACCCTGAATCGTGCATACCCTTTCCTCCTATTGATGCTGACTCTTTTGGGTTGGTCCAAGAGCAGCTTGCACATGATCCGTTCCGTCTGCTTATCGCGACTATATTTCTTAACAGAACTCGAGGAGGGGTTGCTCTTCCCGTCTTGTTCAAGGTCTTTGAGCGATTCCCTACTGTCGAAGCAATGGCTACAGCGGACGTATGTGACTTTGTGGATATGATACACTGTCTTGGGTTCCAGAATCAGCGGACAAGGAAGTGTATTAGTTTAGCGCAGACCTGGATGTCTCACCCACCgaaaaaagatgaaagatACCGCAAACTTCACTACCCCTGCAAATTAGACGGACGGGATGTCCGACCACAAGAGTGCATTGATGATACAGACCCGCGCGTGGCCTGGGAAGTCGCACATCTACCCGGGGTGGGGGCTTATTCTCTGGATAGCTGGCGAATCTTCTGCCGAGATGAGTTGCGAGGCCTAGCTAAAGATTGGAAAGGGTCTGGTGCAGCTACGGCCGACTTTGTTCCGGAGTGGAAATCAGTTCTGCCACATGATAAAGAGCTGCGGGCATATCTGACCTGGATGTGGCTTAAAGAAGGTTGGGTATGGGATCGTCAGACAGGGCTTAAAACTCGAGCTAGTGAGAAGATGATGCGAGCTGCACGTCGCGGCGGAGTGGCCCTTGAAGAGAATGGGAATTGGATACTGGAGACATCGCCAGTGAAGAAAGCTACGAATGGTCTGACTACGTTGGATTAG